From the genome of Hymenobacter gelipurpurascens:
TTTGTGCGGGAGGCTCGGCCAGACAGCGTACTCGTAGCGGGACAGAGCAAGCAGATTGGGCGCTACAACCAACTGGTGAACCGACTTTCGCTGCGGCGGAAACTGCTGTATTACGCGCAACTGCCTGAGGTATATAGTGGCCTACGGCGCACGGAGGGGGCAAAAGCGTGGCGGTTTTTCGATTTGATTTTCAATGCCATTGGCTACTACGAAGTGTATTGCCGGGCCCTGCGTCATTATAAGCCACGTGCCATCATCTTCGCCAACGACCACAATGACGATGCCCGCGCTCTGCTGCTGGCAGCACGCGCCTGCGGCGTACCCACGGCGTACGTGCAGCATGCCAGTGTCAGCACCAATTTCCCACCGCTGGGCTTTGACCTGAGCTTACTCGAAGGCCAGGATGCGCTGGACAAATACCGCCAGTGCGGCCCCGTGCACGGCCGCACCGAGCTGGTAGGCATGCCCAAAGCGGATGCATTCCTGGCCACCAAAAACCAAACCTCCAACGTGCAACGCGTAGGCCTGGCCTGCAACGCGCTTGACGACACATCGGCAATTGCGGCCGCCGTAGGCCACCTCCTGCGCGAATTCCCGGACCTTACGTTCACGTTCCGCCCGCACCCAGGCGACAAGCGCGACTTCACCTTCCTGCGCCATCGGCACCCGCAGCTGCAGTTTTCGGATGCCCGGCAGCAGCAGGTATTTGAGTTTCTTCAGCAGCAGGACGCCCTCATCGCCGCCGACACCAGCACCCACCTGGAAGCCACGTTGCTCAATCTGGCCAGCATCTACTTCCGCTTCGGCAACCACGGCATCACCGACGATTACTACGGCTATGTGGCGCACGGCTTGGTAGAGCGCGCCAGCACGCTGCCGCAGCTCTCGGAGCTACTACGCCGCTACCAGCAGCACAAGCCCCTCGACCTCTACCGCCGCGCGGCTTACTACAATGCCACACTCGGCACCCCCGACGAAGGCCACAGCCAACAACGAGCCCTGCGCCTCCTCGACGAGTGGCTCCCCAAACAGGCCTAGAACAGCTCTGCGCCCTCTGCGGGAACCGTCGTCTGCCAAACCTGCTTTACTTGCGCCGTCATGCCTGCTCCCGCTTTCCCAACTCCACCGCAGCCAGTTTCTGCCGAAACCCGACTGGCCTACGTACTCCGCCATTTCCGACTGGCCTACGAGAACGTGCCGGATATTTCCATTGGCTACGCGTACCACCAACCTCAACTGCAAATAGCCGAAAGTGCCGGCGAGTTTTTCAACGACACAAATCCGTATCCGGCAGCGCCAAACATGCGGGAGTGGCTAGGCCAGTCGGTGCCGTTTTTCTTTGACGCAGCGCCGCATAAGCCGCTCCTGGAACTGCTACCAAGTGGGCGGCCTACCATCAATGCGGATGTAATTTCGGGGGCGTTTTACTTACTCAGCGGCTGGCAGGAATACTACTCCGAGGAGCGCGACCAGCACGGCCGGTTCCCCTACGCAGATAGTGTGCAGCAGCAATATGGCTTCGTGACAATGCCAGTGGTGAACTACTACTTCGATGTGCTGAAAACAGCCATAGAGCATATCGTAGACTACTCTTTGCAACCTCGCACCTGGCCGAATGGCGCAAAATGGGCTGCCTTCATCACCCACGATATCGACAACCTCTACAGCGCCTGGAAGGCCTCCGCCAAAGCTGCCTT
Proteins encoded in this window:
- a CDS encoding glycosyltransferase family protein gives rise to the protein MPDVPSTCTARLHDILQLRFTDLFATLPAHMLEPISPARPLKRLLKVAGYAAVRLVGNLFSKVRNAEELQGKVWLYVVSQNNYDSLHFVREARPDSVLVAGQSKQIGRYNQLVNRLSLRRKLLYYAQLPEVYSGLRRTEGAKAWRFFDLIFNAIGYYEVYCRALRHYKPRAIIFANDHNDDARALLLAARACGVPTAYVQHASVSTNFPPLGFDLSLLEGQDALDKYRQCGPVHGRTELVGMPKADAFLATKNQTSNVQRVGLACNALDDTSAIAAAVGHLLREFPDLTFTFRPHPGDKRDFTFLRHRHPQLQFSDARQQQVFEFLQQQDALIAADTSTHLEATLLNLASIYFRFGNHGITDDYYGYVAHGLVERASTLPQLSELLRRYQQHKPLDLYRRAAYYNATLGTPDEGHSQQRALRLLDEWLPKQA